The genomic DNA ATCGCGGTGACGCTGGGCCTGGGTTTCTATTACCAGCGCGGCCGCCGCGACCTGGTCATCCTGGCGATGCTGGTGGCCGGCGTCATCTGCGTGTCGCTGCGGATAGTAGGCGAATGGCTGCTGCGGCTGGAGCCCGGCATCTGGGCGGCCCTGCCGCTGGCGGCGCTGCTGATGGCCGAGGCCGTCTGGGCCGCGCGCTGGCTGCGCGGACTGGCCGCGGGGCCGAAGGCGGCCGTCGCGGCCCCGGCCGATGCCGAGCCGGCCGCCGCCTCGGCCGGCAACGCGGTCGATCCCGGCGAGGCCGGCGAACCCGTGGCGCAACTGGCGCCGCCCGCCGTGCCGCACACCGAGCCGCCCTGGTACGTGCAGTGCATCCTCGCGCTGAGCGCCTGGCTGTCGACGCTGTTGCTGCTGGCGTTCGTGGCTTTCTCTGGCATGATCAATTCAGAGGAAGGCGCGCTGGTGGCCGGCCTGGTGCTGTGCGCCGCCGGCGTGGCGGTGCTGCGCAGCGACGCCGGCCCGTTCTGGCGCCAGTGCGGCACGGCCATGGCCTTCGCCGGCCAGATCCTCATCATCTACGGCATGTCCAGTTCGACCTCATTCGCCAGCGCCTGCCTGTTCGTGCTGCTGATGGCCACGGCGGTCTACGTGCTGGGGCCGGACGTGATCCTGCGCTTCCTGAGCGGCGGCCTGATCGCCCTGGCCGGCGCCGGCCTGATCTGGCGCGTCCTGGCGCCCGAGCTGCTGCGCGACGATCTGCTGGACGCCCTGCTGGACTTCGACATGGCCCGCGCCGCCTTCGTCTGGCTGCCGATCGCGGTGACCGGCGCGTGGGCCACGGCGGTGATCCTGACCCTGGCGCACCGGTGGGGCGGCAAGCGCGGCCATGCGCTGCAACCGCTGGCCTGGGCCTTCCTGCTGTCGGTGCAGGGCATGGTGTGGCTGGCCAGCGGACTGTCGGTGCTGCAACTGCCGGCCATGTGGCAACTGCACGCGCAGACCGCCGTGCTGGTATGCGCGGGCGCGTTGCTGCCAGCGGCGGCGGCGATGGCGGTGCTGTGGCCGCGCCGCCATGTGCTGACGGGCGGCGTCACCTGGGGCGTGCCCATCGCCCTGCTGTTGCTGGCGCTGTTCTGGCTGCCCAGCCCCGGGGTCGGTTTCGCGCTGGCCTGGCTGCTGCTGGGCTTCGGCCTGAACCAGTTGGGCGTGACCTTGTTCGGCGTGCTGAGCCTGCTGGCCTATCTGGGCGTCTATTACTACCAGCTCGACGTGCCGCTGTTGCAGAAGGCGCTGTGGCTGGGCGGTGGCGCCGTGCTGCTGTTCGTGCTGCGGGTGCTGGTGTGGCTGGTGCCGCGCTTGATGCGCACCCAGGACCCGTCGCGCCGCGCGCCGCTGCCGCCGGTCTCGCCGGCCCTGCGCTGGCGCACCCTGGCGATCCTGGGCGGCCTGGCGCTGGTGCTGGTGGTGGCCAACGGCAGTATCTGGCAGCGCGAAAAGCTGCTGGCCAGCGGCAAGCCGGTGATCCTGGAACTGGCGCCGGTCGACCCGCGTTCCCTGATGCAGGGCGACTACATGGCGCTCAACTTCGCCGCCGGGCGCGAGGTCACGCGGCTGCGGCTGGGCGGCGAGCGCCCGGACACGGAGGATTCCGTCATGGGCGAAGCATCCGATGGCTACGTGATGCTGACGGTCGATTCGCGCGGCGTGTACCAGCCCGTGCGCATCCAGACCGACGCCACGCCGCATGCCGACGACGAAGTGCCGCTGCGCTACCGAGTGCGCGACAACCAGGTGCGCATCGTCACCAACGCCTATTTCTTCCCCGAGGGCCAGGCCAAGCGCTATGAAGTCGCCAAGTTCGGTGAACTGCGCGTAGCCGAGAACGGCGAGGCCCTGTTGGTGCGCATGCTGGGCGAGGATTTGCAGCCGTTATAGGAATGGGAATGGCAGGCCGGCTCAGGGCAGCGGAAAGCGCGCGGCCCAGCGCGCGGTCGCCTCGCGCAGGAAGGCCGCCGTGTCCGGCGCGTCCAGCGGCGCGAAGCCCAATGCCCGCCAGGCGCCTTGCAGCGACGCCAGCGGCGCGCCCGTGTCGATGGCGGGGGCGCCATTCTGCTTGGACAGTTTCAGGCCGCTGGCGGGGTCCAGGATCAGCGGCACGTGCAGGTAGCGCACCGGCGGCAGACCCAGCAGCCGGCCCAGCACGCGCTGGCGCGCGGTCGAACTGAGCAGGTCGGCGCCGCGCACCACGTCGGTCACGCCCTGCGCGCCATCGTCCACCACCACCGCCAGTTGATAGGCCCACAGGCCATCCGCGCGCTTCACGGCGATGTCGCCCACCGCCCGCGCCACGTCCTGCTCCTGCGGCCCGAGCCAGCGGTCCTCGAAGCGTTCCACCCCTTCCGGCATGACCACGCGCCAGGCGCGCGCCTCGCGCCCCGGCGCCAGGCCGTGGCGGCAGGTGCCGGGGTATGGGCGTTCGCCGTCCGCGCCCGGCGCCGCCTGGCCGCGCAGCGCCGAATCGGCGATCTCGCGGCGGGTGCAGCCGCAGCCATAGACCAGCCCGCGCGCGGCCAGCGCGTCGAAGGCGGCCTGATAGGCCTCGCCGCGTTGCGATTGCCAGACGATGTCGCCGTCCCAGCGCAGGCCCAGGGTCTCCAGTTGGCCCATGATGGTCTCGGCCGCGCCGGACACGGTGCGCGGCGTGTCCACGTCCTCGATGCGCAGCAGCCAGCGGCCGCGGTTGGCGCGCGTGTCCAGCCAGCTGGCCAGCGCGGCCACCAGCGAACCCGCGTGCAACGGGCCGCTGGGGCTGGGGGCGAAGCGGCCGGTGTAGGTCACGGGATGGAGCAGCAAAGCAGCGGGGTTACGGCGAAACGGCGCCGCGCGCTCGATGCGCGCGGGTCGCGGGGAAACGGGCGTCGGCCGGAGCCGGCGCCGTCAGTGCAGCAAGCGCGTGCCGTCTTCGTCCAGCAGCTCTTCCAGGACCAGGTTGTCGATCTCGGCTTCCTGGCTCCAGAGAACCATGAGGGCGATGATCTTGATCTTGGACAGCGGCACGGGCGATTCCGGCGCCGCCAGGCCCCGGTCGATAACGATCTCGCGCAAGGGCGCGGGCAGCACGCCGGCCGATTCCAGGAAGGCGATGAAGCCGATGGATTCGGAGCCGAGTTGCTGGTATTCGTTATCGGTGTAGATCCGGGTACCGGTGGTGGGCGCCTGGGCGAGATCGACGCAGCGTTCGGTGGTTTCGGCCAGGCCGTAGAGCCAGCCGAGCGCGTCATCGATGTCCTCGTGCTCGAACCCGGCGGCGGCCAGCCGTTTGGCCAGCACGTCAGCGGCGGGACAGGCTTGCGGCGTGTAGTAATTCTCGTACAGATAAACCAGGATATCGAACATATGGCGCAGTTTTGTGCCTGTTTGCACAGTCGGCCCGCATATCGGCAGACCAGCAAACATGAATTTTACTTTACGCTGATTTATTTGCCCGGGCAACCGACCGCAAGGCGGAGTGTGGCGGGGCGTCGTCGCCTTGCGACAGTCACGAAATCGACGCCCATATGCTGCCAGAATAAGGGGCTTTCCAGGCGGGGCGGCCCTTTTGGGGTCCGCCCCTCTTTAATACCCCCAAGGTTCATGCGGTCTTCGGCGCCGACTCCAGCTTGAGCTGCGCCAGCTGGCGGATGAACACCGGGATGCAGATGGCCAGTCCGATCAGCCCGCTGGTCAGCCCCGGCAGGATGGTCAGCAGCGCGCCCAGCGTGCACAGCCAGCGTTCCCAGCTTTTCATGCCCACCAGCATGTAGCGCGAGAACGCCGCCGACAGCAGCACCAGCCCCACCATGCAGCCGAACAGCGTCACGAAGAAGTCGTACCACGTGAAGCCCTGCACCGAGATCAGCAGCGACGGCGAGAACACGAACACGAACGGCACGATCAGCTTGGTGATGCCCAGCCGGAACGCGGTATTGCCGGTCTTGAATGGGTCGCTGCCCGCCATGCCCGCCGCCGCGTAGGCCGCCAGCGCCACCGGCGGCGTAATGTCGGCCAGGATGCCGAAATAGAACACGAAGAAGTGCGCCGCGATCGGCTGCACCCCCAGCTGCACCAGCGTCGGCGCGGCCACCGCCACCATGATCAGGTAGTTGGCGGTGGTGGGAATGCCGCAACCCATCAGGATGCAGACGACGCCCGTCATGATCAGCGCCGCGACCAGCGTCAGCGACTGGGCATTGGCGATGGTCTCGG from Achromobacter xylosoxidans includes the following:
- a CDS encoding GDYXXLXY domain-containing protein; protein product: MQVGIERQVGSELHAWRQFLARSTLWLGVLLLGSAAICWVAANWQDMTKIQRFAGTQGLLALTALAAAWTGLRLRATPGVRRSIPGALLALAGILLGALLALLGQTYQTGADTWELFAWWAVLLLPWALVAASQAVWLLWALVTNVALVLWLGERAFTWWLIFGGPQVASLIVAAWNLLLLLGWELAARRWRASTLVGPRVLAALVISPLVTALVFGPMVTVLVIGDAMSRGLGSINSLAWIAVTLGLGFYYQRGRRDLVILAMLVAGVICVSLRIVGEWLLRLEPGIWAALPLAALLMAEAVWAARWLRGLAAGPKAAVAAPADAEPAAASAGNAVDPGEAGEPVAQLAPPAVPHTEPPWYVQCILALSAWLSTLLLLAFVAFSGMINSEEGALVAGLVLCAAGVAVLRSDAGPFWRQCGTAMAFAGQILIIYGMSSSTSFASACLFVLLMATAVYVLGPDVILRFLSGGLIALAGAGLIWRVLAPELLRDDLLDALLDFDMARAAFVWLPIAVTGAWATAVILTLAHRWGGKRGHALQPLAWAFLLSVQGMVWLASGLSVLQLPAMWQLHAQTAVLVCAGALLPAAAAMAVLWPRRHVLTGGVTWGVPIALLLLALFWLPSPGVGFALAWLLLGFGLNQLGVTLFGVLSLLAYLGVYYYQLDVPLLQKALWLGGGAVLLFVLRVLVWLVPRLMRTQDPSRRAPLPPVSPALRWRTLAILGGLALVLVVANGSIWQREKLLASGKPVILELAPVDPRSLMQGDYMALNFAAGREVTRLRLGGERPDTEDSVMGEASDGYVMLTVDSRGVYQPVRIQTDATPHADDEVPLRYRVRDNQVRIVTNAYFFPEGQAKRYEVAKFGELRVAENGEALLVRMLGEDLQPL
- the gluQRS gene encoding tRNA glutamyl-Q(34) synthetase GluQRS, encoding MTYTGRFAPSPSGPLHAGSLVAALASWLDTRANRGRWLLRIEDVDTPRTVSGAAETIMGQLETLGLRWDGDIVWQSQRGEAYQAAFDALAARGLVYGCGCTRREIADSALRGQAAPGADGERPYPGTCRHGLAPGREARAWRVVMPEGVERFEDRWLGPQEQDVARAVGDIAVKRADGLWAYQLAVVVDDGAQGVTDVVRGADLLSSTARQRVLGRLLGLPPVRYLHVPLILDPASGLKLSKQNGAPAIDTGAPLASLQGAWRALGFAPLDAPDTAAFLREATARWAARFPLP
- a CDS encoding DUF494 family protein, whose protein sequence is MFDILVYLYENYYTPQACPAADVLAKRLAAAGFEHEDIDDALGWLYGLAETTERCVDLAQAPTTGTRIYTDNEYQQLGSESIGFIAFLESAGVLPAPLREIVIDRGLAAPESPVPLSKIKIIALMVLWSQEAEIDNLVLEELLDEDGTRLLH